One stretch of Actinomadura luzonensis DNA includes these proteins:
- a CDS encoding LysR family transcriptional regulator, translated as MELRDVEIFLTLAEELHFARTAERLGVTPARITKAIQMQERQIGAPLFERTSRRVQLTPLGRQLRDDLWPMYTGFHEGMRRARLTAQGITGVLRIGMIPHNGHDLRRYWDTFRGRHPQWKLQIRLAPFVDPFAGLRSGDIDVLVAWLPVEEPDLIAGPVLFTDLRLLGVAADHDLARYATGSVEMLGDFLHHDAPARPDYWANGFVPSHTPVGNRIERGPMARSTEEILSLVTTGETISLFVNHMTRYYTRPDIAYLPVRDIEPLRFALMWSAEAENDLIRALAQTVRDLGPLDLTNL; from the coding sequence GTGGAGCTTCGTGACGTCGAGATCTTCCTGACCCTGGCCGAAGAGCTCCACTTCGCCCGCACCGCTGAGCGGCTGGGCGTCACCCCGGCCCGGATCACCAAGGCGATCCAGATGCAGGAGCGCCAGATCGGCGCCCCGCTCTTCGAGCGGACCTCGCGGAGGGTACAGCTGACGCCACTCGGCCGCCAGCTCCGCGACGACCTCTGGCCCATGTACACCGGCTTCCACGAGGGCATGCGGCGGGCCAGGCTGACCGCCCAGGGCATCACCGGCGTGCTGCGAATCGGCATGATCCCGCACAACGGCCACGACCTACGCCGCTACTGGGACACCTTCCGCGGCCGCCACCCCCAGTGGAAGCTGCAGATCCGGCTCGCCCCGTTCGTCGACCCGTTCGCCGGGTTGCGCAGCGGCGACATCGACGTCCTGGTCGCGTGGCTGCCCGTCGAGGAACCCGACCTGATCGCGGGGCCGGTCCTGTTCACCGACCTGCGCCTGCTGGGGGTGGCCGCCGATCACGACTTGGCCAGGTACGCCACCGGCTCGGTGGAGATGCTCGGCGACTTTCTGCATCACGACGCTCCGGCCAGGCCCGACTACTGGGCGAACGGCTTCGTCCCCTCCCACACTCCTGTGGGCAACCGGATCGAGCGCGGCCCGATGGCGAGAAGTACCGAGGAGATCCTCTCTCTGGTCACCACCGGCGAGACGATCAGCCTCTTCGTCAACCACATGACCCGCTACTACACCAGGCCGGACATCGCCTACCTGCCCGTCCGGGACATCGAACCCCTGCGGTTCGCGCTGATGTGGTCGGCCGAGGCCGAGAACGACCTGATCCGCGCCCTCGCCCAGACCGTCCGCGACCTCGGCCCCCTCGACCTGACCAATCTCTGA
- a CDS encoding response regulator transcription factor: MPSRIRQLDDARAPRRGHGLVDLQVTTRPIHRSSSLPPASATEAQQRLTARELQVLRQLAQGLSNAEIATALTIEEGTAEAHVSAWCSGSRDGPRTGPLTQVTPGDELPCTSGFSSAHAGISRASGEG, from the coding sequence ATGCCCAGCCGAATCCGGCAACTCGACGACGCGCGAGCGCCGCGCCGCGGACACGGGCTGGTGGACCTGCAGGTCACCACCCGGCCGATCCACCGCTCCTCGAGTCTGCCGCCCGCGTCCGCTACCGAGGCGCAACAGCGGCTCACCGCTCGTGAGCTCCAGGTGCTTCGGCAACTGGCCCAAGGGCTCAGCAACGCAGAAATCGCCACCGCGTTGACGATCGAGGAAGGCACGGCCGAGGCCCACGTCTCGGCCTGGTGCTCGGGTAGCCGCGATGGGCCCCGAACTGGACCGTTGACGCAGGTCACTCCTGGTGACGAGTTGCCGTGCACGAGTGGATTTTCGTCGGCGCACGCCGGGATAAGCCGGGCGTCCGGCGAGGGATAA
- a CDS encoding DUF1349 domain-containing protein, with protein MLVTVSLGLLIAGGARSTCVTGKGEGPCPAPLVGPDGTAVSDKYYFVHQPLKGNGSITARVSDMTGQIRLPDAVPGVRNVKEGAVPWAKAGLLVRQSLKQGTPYAAVMLTGAHGVRMQYNYIHDVAGGPHNGPQWLRLTRSGDTITGYESDDGRTWTEVGTVKLTGLPETVEIGLFATSPGALWDMAQAFAQATATFDHIDLKGANGRWRHDDVGVVLESDGKTPHHPGGVVESGDKLIVTGGGDIGPATVDGGLRADLMLIGGALGLIPVLVVAVTFVTAPGRRALIGTGPPARPGRWLAAKATVMGAVAFVTGLVTSGVVVPAGLALLRANDNPIQPLTLGTGLRVIFGYAALTAAAVVLAVGIAALVKRAVVASGLAIALVIVPYFLATAGLAPWLLMITPAAGFAITQSVPTFAHVDVQQSLLGGYYPLPPWAGLAVACGYAAITLAAASVRRTA; from the coding sequence GTGCTGGTCACCGTGTCGCTCGGCCTGCTGATCGCCGGAGGTGCCCGCAGCACCTGCGTGACCGGGAAGGGAGAGGGCCCCTGCCCCGCGCCCCTGGTGGGACCCGACGGCACGGCGGTCAGCGACAAGTACTACTTCGTGCACCAGCCACTCAAGGGGAACGGCAGCATCACCGCCCGGGTGTCGGACATGACCGGGCAGATCCGGCTGCCGGACGCCGTACCCGGGGTGCGCAACGTCAAGGAGGGGGCGGTGCCATGGGCGAAGGCCGGGCTGCTCGTCAGGCAGAGCCTCAAGCAGGGCACACCGTATGCCGCTGTCATGCTCACCGGGGCGCACGGCGTGCGGATGCAGTACAACTACATCCACGACGTGGCCGGCGGTCCTCACAATGGCCCGCAGTGGCTGCGGCTGACCAGGTCGGGAGACACCATCACCGGCTACGAGTCAGACGACGGCAGGACCTGGACCGAGGTCGGCACGGTCAAGCTGACCGGACTGCCGGAGACGGTCGAGATCGGGCTGTTCGCCACCTCACCAGGCGCCCTGTGGGACATGGCGCAAGCCTTCGCCCAGGCCACCGCCACCTTTGACCACATCGACCTGAAGGGTGCGAACGGTAGGTGGCGGCACGACGATGTCGGCGTCGTGCTGGAGTCCGACGGCAAGACCCCGCATCACCCGGGCGGGGTCGTCGAGTCCGGCGACAAGCTCATCGTCACCGGGGGCGGTGACATCGGGCCCGCCACGGTGGACGGCGGTCTACGCGCCGACCTCATGCTGATCGGCGGGGCCCTGGGGCTGATCCCGGTGCTCGTGGTGGCGGTCACGTTCGTCACGGCGCCAGGCAGGCGCGCGCTGATCGGGACCGGCCCGCCGGCACGTCCGGGGCGGTGGCTGGCGGCCAAGGCCACGGTGATGGGCGCCGTGGCGTTCGTGACGGGGCTGGTGACCTCGGGGGTCGTGGTTCCTGCCGGGCTGGCTCTGCTGCGTGCCAACGACAACCCGATCCAGCCGCTGACCCTGGGCACCGGGCTGCGGGTGATCTTCGGCTATGCGGCGCTGACCGCGGCCGCCGTCGTGCTGGCGGTGGGCATCGCCGCGCTGGTCAAGCGGGCCGTCGTCGCCAGCGGGCTGGCCATCGCGCTGGTCATCGTGCCGTACTTCCTGGCGACCGCGGGGCTCGCGCCGTGGCTGCTGATGATCACTCCTGCCGCCGGGTTCGCGATCACACAGAGCGTGCCCACGTTCGCGCATGTGGACGTACAGCAGTCACTGCTCGGAGGCTACTACCCGCTCCCGCCCTGGGCAGGGTTGGCCGTGGCTTGCGGGTATGCCGCCATTACCCTCGCGGCGGCGAGTGTGAGGAGGACGGCATGA
- a CDS encoding sensor histidine kinase: protein MISRKAAGRSLQKRLALAYAAGIYAAGVLVLVMVVVPLASIDAAVPKGRPSRSTLTETGPGIGLPQVLTGSAVALVILIPVALALGWYVAGRFLHPLRAMTATANVISAGDLHRRLDLGEPTDELTELGHTLDGLFARLQAAFDAQRHFVANASHELRTPLAGLRTLLEVALADPDADTGTLRSVCQEALALGAHQERLVQALLDLATSERGVTRWDTLDLAHVVEEVLASRRDRATRKGIGLAEHLSPAVTAGDAGLIESLVTNLIDNAIRHNHEGGHLEVTTRTSGTQAVLTVANTGPVIPGDQVERLFQPFQKLASDRHGRGEGYGLGLAIVHAVTRAHHATLTAGARPGGGLSITVRFAHGSLPNRP, encoded by the coding sequence GTGATCTCCCGGAAGGCGGCCGGCAGGTCCCTGCAGAAGCGGCTCGCGCTCGCCTACGCGGCGGGCATCTACGCCGCCGGCGTCCTCGTGCTCGTCATGGTCGTCGTCCCGCTCGCCAGCATCGACGCGGCCGTCCCCAAGGGCCGGCCCTCGCGGAGCACGCTCACCGAAACCGGGCCCGGCATCGGCCTGCCCCAGGTCCTCACGGGATCCGCCGTCGCCCTGGTCATTCTGATTCCCGTCGCCCTGGCTCTCGGCTGGTATGTCGCCGGCCGGTTCCTGCACCCGCTGCGCGCCATGACCGCCACCGCGAACGTCATCTCCGCCGGAGACCTCCACCGGCGTCTCGACCTTGGCGAGCCCACGGACGAGCTGACCGAGCTCGGCCACACCCTCGACGGCCTGTTCGCCCGCCTGCAGGCCGCCTTCGACGCCCAGCGTCACTTCGTCGCCAACGCCTCCCACGAGCTGCGCACCCCTCTGGCCGGGCTGCGTACCCTGCTCGAAGTCGCCCTCGCTGACCCCGACGCCGACACCGGCACCCTGCGCTCGGTCTGTCAGGAGGCCCTGGCTCTCGGCGCGCACCAGGAGCGGCTCGTCCAGGCCCTGCTGGACCTGGCCACCAGCGAGCGCGGTGTCACCCGCTGGGACACCCTCGACCTGGCCCACGTCGTCGAAGAAGTGCTCGCCTCCCGCCGCGACCGAGCCACGCGGAAAGGCATCGGCCTGGCCGAACATCTCTCGCCCGCGGTGACGGCTGGGGACGCGGGACTGATCGAAAGCCTTGTCACCAACCTCATCGACAACGCCATCCGCCACAACCACGAAGGCGGGCACCTGGAGGTCACCACGCGGACCTCCGGCACGCAGGCGGTCCTCACGGTCGCCAACACCGGGCCGGTCATCCCCGGCGACCAGGTCGAGCGCCTCTTCCAGCCCTTCCAGAAGCTGGCGTCCGATCGTCACGGCCGCGGCGAAGGCTACGGTCTCGGCCTGGCCATCGTCCATGCCGTCACGCGGGCTCACCACGCCACTCTGACCGCCGGCGCACGCCCCGGAGGGGGCCTGTCCATCACCGTGCGGTTCGCACACGGATCCCTTCCGAACCGTCCCTGA
- a CDS encoding response regulator transcription factor: protein MRVLVVEDFEVLARSIGTGLRREGMAVDVVLDGTAALERLAVTRYDVVILDRDLPGVHGDEICRRLAHGRCDTRVLMLTASGTIEDRVDGLGLGADDYLPKPFAFAELVARVRALARRATPPLPPTLACGDITLDPARRNAFRAGRRLELSPKEFALLECLLSAPGLVISAEELLERVWDEAADPFSSAVKHTMHRLRAKLGDPPVIETIREGGYRIGPS from the coding sequence GTGAGGGTCCTCGTCGTCGAGGACTTCGAGGTCCTGGCCCGCTCCATCGGGACCGGGCTGCGCCGCGAGGGCATGGCCGTCGACGTCGTCCTGGACGGGACCGCCGCCCTCGAGCGCCTGGCCGTCACCCGCTACGACGTGGTGATCCTCGATCGTGACCTGCCCGGCGTCCACGGGGACGAGATCTGCCGGCGGCTGGCCCACGGTCGGTGCGACACCCGCGTGCTGATGCTCACCGCCTCCGGCACGATCGAGGACCGTGTCGACGGGCTCGGTCTCGGCGCCGACGACTACCTGCCCAAGCCGTTCGCGTTCGCCGAACTGGTCGCCCGCGTCCGCGCCCTGGCCCGCCGCGCTACCCCGCCGCTACCGCCCACCCTGGCCTGCGGGGACATCACCCTCGACCCCGCCCGCCGCAACGCGTTCCGGGCGGGCCGGCGGCTCGAGCTGAGCCCCAAGGAGTTCGCCCTGCTCGAATGCCTGCTGTCCGCGCCCGGCTTGGTCATCTCCGCAGAGGAGCTGCTCGAACGCGTCTGGGACGAGGCCGCCGACCCGTTCAGCAGCGCCGTCAAGCACACCATGCACCGGTTGCGGGCCAAACTCGGCGACCCGCCGGTGATCGAGACCATCCGCGAAGGCGGCTACCGCATCGGACCGTCGTGA
- the ltrA gene encoding group II intron reverse transcriptase/maturase: MSEDAPVNAGAVRWPDADPAYLAVRRMQSKLHRWAVKDPDRRFGDLFNLVYDPAFLMHAWERVSTNTGGRTPGVDRATALQIETRIGVEAFLAQIRTSLKSGEFEPAEVRQVMIPKAGGKLRKLGIPTIADRVVQASLKAVLEPIFEADFLPSSYGFRPNRRAHDAVAEIHHLSSGSMKYHWILEADIHACFDEIEHTALMTRLRARISDKRVNTLVKAFLKSGVMTTIGDWEATPAGTPQGGVLSPLLANIALSALDEHFDRQWKREMRTDKWRARRRRNGLGNWRLIRYADDFVVVVSGERHHAEALREEVTGVLAPLGLRLSPDKTRVVHIDEGFDFLGFHIRRQRKRGTQKYYVYTKPSRRAIQAIKDKVKDRTRRAYQDMRPDELLISLNRTLRGWANYFRHGVSKAIFGAIDYHAWHRIVAWIFRKHSRISWQQLIRRFCLPGTWKLACNGVEFTGASSVKVTRYRYRGTKIPTPWTPPPATAAAGG; this comes from the coding sequence ATGTCCGAAGATGCGCCGGTGAATGCCGGCGCCGTGAGGTGGCCGGACGCTGATCCGGCTTACCTGGCGGTACGGAGGATGCAGAGCAAGTTGCACCGGTGGGCGGTCAAAGACCCTGACCGCCGGTTTGGTGACCTGTTCAACCTCGTCTATGACCCGGCGTTTCTGATGCACGCGTGGGAACGCGTGTCCACCAACACCGGAGGACGAACTCCGGGAGTCGATCGGGCCACAGCCTTACAGATCGAGACCCGGATCGGGGTTGAGGCTTTCCTGGCGCAGATTCGCACCTCGCTGAAGTCGGGCGAGTTCGAACCTGCTGAGGTGCGGCAGGTGATGATTCCCAAGGCGGGCGGCAAGTTGCGCAAGCTGGGCATCCCCACCATCGCCGACCGAGTGGTCCAGGCCAGCCTCAAGGCGGTGCTGGAACCCATCTTCGAGGCGGACTTTCTGCCGTCCTCATATGGGTTCCGCCCCAACCGGCGAGCACACGACGCCGTCGCCGAGATCCACCATCTGTCCTCGGGCTCCATGAAGTACCACTGGATCCTGGAGGCCGACATCCACGCCTGTTTCGACGAGATCGAGCACACGGCGCTGATGACCCGGCTGCGGGCAAGGATCTCCGACAAGCGCGTGAACACGCTGGTGAAGGCGTTCCTGAAATCCGGTGTCATGACGACAATCGGAGACTGGGAAGCGACACCGGCCGGAACACCCCAGGGTGGCGTCCTGTCTCCGCTGCTGGCCAACATCGCCTTATCCGCGCTGGACGAGCACTTCGACCGGCAATGGAAACGGGAGATGCGAACCGACAAGTGGCGGGCCAGGCGCAGGAGGAACGGCCTGGGCAACTGGCGGCTCATCCGATACGCCGACGACTTCGTTGTGGTCGTATCCGGCGAACGCCACCATGCCGAGGCCCTGCGCGAGGAGGTGACAGGCGTGCTCGCCCCGCTGGGGCTGCGGCTGTCACCGGACAAGACCCGCGTCGTCCACATCGACGAGGGCTTCGACTTCCTCGGCTTCCACATCAGAAGGCAGCGCAAACGAGGAACGCAGAAGTACTACGTCTACACCAAACCGTCCAGGAGAGCGATCCAAGCGATCAAGGACAAGGTGAAAGACCGAACACGCAGGGCCTACCAGGACATGCGCCCAGACGAGCTGCTGATCAGCTTGAACCGGACGCTGCGTGGATGGGCGAACTACTTCCGGCACGGAGTGTCCAAGGCGATCTTCGGCGCGATTGATTACCACGCATGGCATCGCATCGTCGCCTGGATCTTCCGCAAGCACTCCCGGATCAGCTGGCAGCAGCTGATCCGCCGGTTCTGCCTGCCCGGCACCTGGAAGCTGGCCTGCAACGGCGTCGAGTTCACCGGCGCATCCAGCGTCAAAGTGACCCGTTACCGCTATCGCGGAACCAAGATTCCGACGCCGTGGACACCACCACCGGCAACCGCCGCTGCAGGCGGTTGA
- a CDS encoding MerR family transcriptional regulator: MGELLTIGELAGQVGVAASTLRYWEDLGLLPRPARVAGRRRYPPAMTSQVGLILLLRDVGFTLREIKALVAHRPSARDDGWRELHERKLAELDRRIARAQAARTAIAHGLACPHEDLTECPNFTRGIAALLAGASLEEAHSH; this comes from the coding sequence ATGGGCGAGCTGCTGACGATCGGCGAGCTGGCGGGCCAGGTGGGCGTCGCCGCCTCCACGTTGCGTTACTGGGAGGACCTCGGTCTCCTCCCCCGGCCGGCCCGCGTCGCGGGCCGGCGGCGCTACCCGCCGGCGATGACGAGCCAGGTCGGCCTGATCCTGTTGCTGCGGGACGTCGGCTTCACGTTGCGCGAGATCAAGGCGCTCGTCGCGCACCGCCCGTCGGCCCGCGACGACGGCTGGCGCGAGCTGCACGAGCGCAAGCTCGCCGAGCTGGACCGGCGCATCGCGCGGGCGCAGGCGGCACGCACCGCGATCGCGCACGGGCTGGCCTGCCCGCACGAGGACCTGACCGAGTGCCCCAACTTCACCCGGGGCATCGCGGCGCTCCTCGCGGGAGCCTCCCTCGAAGAAGCCCACTCGCACTGA
- a CDS encoding class I SAM-dependent methyltransferase has translation MVRQFHHPRGLPGRFVGWFMAHRGSNRQRNVWAVSLLDVEPAERVLEIGFGPGIAIAELARRATEGHVYGIDHSQVMVAQAGRRNADAVRARRVHLVHASVDRLPDFGEPLDAVLAVNSLGFWPDPVARLREVRGVLRPGGRIALVSQPRCPGADRGTTDRAAEELRDLLTRAGFADLRTEMLGLDPPVACVLAVNPASGTD, from the coding sequence ATGGTGCGCCAGTTCCATCATCCCCGGGGGCTTCCCGGCCGGTTCGTCGGCTGGTTCATGGCCCATCGCGGCTCCAACCGGCAACGCAACGTGTGGGCGGTGTCGTTGCTGGACGTCGAACCCGCCGAGCGGGTGCTGGAGATCGGCTTCGGCCCGGGGATCGCCATCGCCGAGCTGGCCCGCCGCGCCACCGAGGGCCACGTCTACGGCATCGACCACTCGCAGGTCATGGTGGCCCAGGCCGGCCGGCGCAACGCCGACGCGGTACGGGCGCGCCGCGTGCACCTCGTCCACGCCTCCGTGGACCGGCTGCCGGACTTCGGCGAACCGCTCGACGCGGTGCTCGCCGTCAACTCCCTGGGGTTCTGGCCCGACCCGGTCGCCCGGCTCCGGGAGGTGCGCGGCGTGCTCCGTCCGGGCGGACGCATCGCGCTCGTCAGTCAGCCCCGCTGTCCCGGAGCCGACCGCGGCACCACGGACCGCGCCGCCGAGGAGCTGCGCGACCTGCTCACCAGGGCGGGCTTCGCCGATCTGCGCACCGAGATGCTGGGCCTCGACCCGCCCGTCGCCTGCGTGCTCGCCGTCAACCCGGCGAGCGGTACGGACTGA
- a CDS encoding GbsR/MarR family transcriptional regulator has translation MPGERLTAEHRRRIAEGLAAGLTYAEIARRLGRSRSTVSREIARNGGPHGYRAARAQHATSWRARRRRRAPYAAVPDPAVPDTAVLDAAVLDAARDRDAATVREFEERFVAMMTETGMAPMTARVFAALFISESGSLTAVELVQRLQVSPATISHAVRWLEQRELVAREREGRHMRYLVDTEVWYRAWAASTRSMARWADTARQGAQILGTGTPAGDRLHTTSQFFELLGHDMAQAAEHWRQALSTRRRQA, from the coding sequence ATGCCAGGGGAACGGCTGACGGCCGAGCATCGCCGCCGCATCGCCGAAGGGCTCGCGGCCGGGCTGACCTACGCGGAGATCGCCCGCAGGCTGGGCCGGTCCAGGTCCACCGTGAGCCGCGAGATCGCGCGGAACGGCGGCCCGCACGGCTACCGGGCCGCCCGCGCCCAGCACGCGACGAGCTGGCGGGCCCGCCGCCGCAGGCGTGCTCCGTACGCCGCCGTTCCGGACCCCGCCGTTCCGGACACCGCCGTTCTGGACGCCGCCGTTCTGGACGCCGCCCGGGATCGTGACGCGGCCACGGTCCGGGAGTTCGAGGAGCGGTTCGTCGCCATGATGACCGAGACCGGCATGGCGCCGATGACGGCCCGGGTGTTCGCCGCGCTGTTCATCAGCGAGAGCGGCAGCCTGACCGCCGTCGAGCTGGTCCAGCGTCTTCAGGTCAGCCCGGCGACGATCTCCCACGCCGTGCGGTGGCTCGAACAGAGGGAGCTGGTCGCCCGCGAACGCGAGGGCCGCCACATGCGCTACCTCGTCGACACCGAGGTCTGGTACCGGGCCTGGGCGGCCAGCACCAGGTCGATGGCACGGTGGGCCGACACCGCCCGGCAAGGCGCGCAGATCCTCGGCACCGGCACGCCCGCCGGCGACCGGCTCCACACCACGAGCCAGTTCTTCGAGCTGCTCGGCCACGACATGGCGCAGGCGGCCGAGCACTGGCGGCAGGCGCTCTCCACGCGACGCCGCCAGGCGTGA
- a CDS encoding oxidoreductase — MQKVVLVTGASAGIGKATALELIRAGHTVYGAARRLGRMGDIREAGGHALAMDARRPEDLERAVGTVIGEQGRIDVLINNAGTVLHGAAEDVPLDQARDQFEVNVFAPARLVQLVLPHLREQGSGTIVNVSSVGGEIALPLGCWYYATKHALEAYSDSLRMEVEPFGIDVVIIQPGIIRTGFEDHTARDLRTISGTTAYGEMAEAMARRAEAQLGDDSQGSDPGVVAAVIRRAVEAGKPETRYVVGWMADQLLELNRTLPDREFDRLVTNAAK, encoded by the coding sequence ATGCAGAAGGTCGTTCTCGTCACGGGCGCCTCCGCCGGCATCGGCAAGGCCACCGCACTCGAGCTCATCCGCGCCGGCCACACCGTGTACGGCGCCGCGCGCCGCCTCGGCAGGATGGGCGACATCCGCGAGGCCGGCGGCCACGCCCTGGCGATGGACGCACGCCGCCCGGAGGACCTGGAGCGGGCCGTCGGCACCGTCATCGGCGAGCAGGGCCGCATCGACGTCCTGATCAACAACGCCGGCACCGTCCTCCACGGCGCGGCCGAGGACGTCCCGCTCGACCAGGCGCGCGACCAGTTCGAGGTCAACGTCTTCGCGCCCGCCCGGCTGGTCCAGCTCGTCCTGCCGCACCTGCGCGAGCAGGGGTCCGGCACGATCGTCAACGTCTCCTCCGTCGGCGGCGAGATCGCGCTCCCGCTCGGCTGCTGGTACTACGCGACCAAGCACGCGCTGGAGGCCTACTCCGACTCGCTGCGGATGGAGGTCGAGCCGTTCGGCATCGACGTCGTGATCATCCAGCCCGGCATCATCAGGACCGGCTTCGAGGACCATACGGCGCGGGACCTCCGCACGATCTCCGGGACGACGGCGTACGGGGAGATGGCCGAGGCCATGGCCAGGCGCGCCGAGGCGCAGCTCGGCGACGACAGCCAGGGCAGCGACCCGGGGGTCGTCGCCGCCGTCATCCGGCGGGCCGTCGAGGCCGGCAAGCCCGAGACGCGCTACGTGGTGGGCTGGATGGCCGACCAGCTCCTGGAGCTGAACAGGACGCTGCCGGACCGCGAGTTCGACCGGCTCGTCACGAACGCGGCCAAGTAG
- a CDS encoding multicopper oxidase family protein: MRDVSRRRVLGTGGALGLIAAAGLSTAAALAPRPPVTGAELRSAVPLPPPFQVPLPIPAVLKPVGTSGGADRYRITQRETSAQILPGVTTPLWTYEGTFPGPTIESRRGRPVTVTHRNELPVPTVVHLHGGRTPAASDGYPTDLVLPGGPHAHPGRAHAGHGMHDPRAVVTDLTRDYTFPLDQRPALLWYHDHRMDHTAPAIWRGLAGMHIVRDDAEDALGLPAGPRELPLMIADRAFAADGTLAYPALPEGPGVREPYLAGVLGDVILVNGAPWPVHETDAARHRLRVLNASNARHYELEAVTDDGRRLDLVQIGADQGLLAAPVTHRSLPIAPAERYDLVVDFSGVPMGGLVRLVNRLGSGRTRDVMAFRIARAAADDSRVPRTLSADLPDWRRPDAVRVRDFAFRAGRMRDGHGWLIGGRPFDPARPDVVTRLGDVEIWRLVADVHHPVHLHLVGFRVLSRRGRPPLPHDAGLKDTVSLRPGESVEIITRFDGYRGRYLFHCHNAEHEDMGMMANLEVV; encoded by the coding sequence ATGCGTGACGTCAGCAGGCGGCGGGTGCTGGGCACCGGCGGGGCGCTCGGGCTGATCGCGGCCGCGGGGCTGTCGACCGCGGCCGCGCTGGCCCCCCGGCCGCCGGTCACCGGCGCCGAGCTGCGCAGCGCCGTCCCGCTGCCGCCGCCCTTCCAGGTGCCGCTGCCGATCCCCGCCGTGCTCAAGCCGGTGGGCACCTCGGGCGGCGCCGACCGTTACCGGATCACCCAGCGGGAGACGAGCGCGCAGATCCTGCCCGGCGTCACGACGCCCCTGTGGACGTACGAGGGCACCTTCCCCGGGCCGACGATCGAGTCGCGCCGCGGCCGCCCCGTCACCGTGACGCACCGCAACGAGCTGCCCGTGCCGACCGTCGTGCACCTGCACGGCGGACGGACGCCGGCGGCCTCCGACGGATACCCCACCGACCTGGTCCTCCCCGGAGGCCCGCACGCTCACCCCGGGCGAGCCCACGCCGGGCACGGCATGCACGACCCGCGGGCCGTGGTCACCGACCTCACGCGGGACTACACCTTCCCCCTGGACCAACGGCCGGCGCTGCTGTGGTACCACGACCACCGGATGGACCACACCGCCCCCGCGATCTGGCGGGGCCTGGCCGGGATGCACATCGTGCGCGACGACGCCGAGGACGCGCTCGGCCTGCCCGCCGGGCCGCGCGAACTGCCCCTCATGATCGCCGACCGGGCGTTCGCCGCCGACGGCACCCTCGCCTACCCCGCCCTGCCGGAGGGGCCGGGCGTGCGCGAACCGTACCTCGCCGGAGTCCTCGGCGACGTGATCCTGGTCAACGGCGCCCCGTGGCCCGTGCACGAGACCGACGCGGCCCGCCACCGGCTGCGCGTCCTGAACGCCTCCAACGCCCGGCACTACGAGCTCGAAGCGGTCACCGACGACGGCCGCCGCCTCGACCTCGTCCAGATCGGCGCCGACCAGGGGCTCCTGGCGGCCCCGGTCACCCACCGGTCCCTGCCGATCGCGCCCGCCGAACGCTACGACCTGGTCGTCGACTTCTCCGGCGTCCCGATGGGCGGACTGGTCCGGCTGGTCAACCGGCTTGGCTCGGGCCGGACCCGCGACGTGATGGCCTTCCGGATCGCCCGCGCGGCGGCCGACGACAGCCGGGTCCCGCGCACGCTGTCCGCCGACCTGCCGGACTGGCGCCGGCCGGACGCCGTCCGGGTGCGCGACTTCGCCTTCCGCGCCGGGCGGATGCGGGACGGTCACGGGTGGCTGATCGGCGGCCGGCCGTTCGACCCCGCCCGCCCCGACGTCGTCACCCGGCTCGGCGACGTCGAGATCTGGCGGCTGGTCGCGGACGTCCACCACCCCGTCCACCTGCACCTGGTCGGCTTCCGGGTGCTCTCGCGCCGCGGCCGGCCGCCGCTGCCGCACGACGCGGGGCTCAAGGACACCGTCTCCCTGCGCCCGGGCGAGTCGGTGGAGATCATCACCCGCTTCGACGGCTACCGCGGCCGCTACCTCTTTCACTGCCACAACGCCGAGCACGAGGACATGGGGATGATGGCCAACCTGGAGGTCGTCTAG